CAGCGCCTGGGGGGTCTGGTCGAAGGCGACCACCTTGCCCACGACCGGACGCAGGACGCCCTGGTCGACGAGGCCGGCGATCTGGCGGAGCTGGTCGCCGCTGGCGCGCATGAACAGGAACTCGTACGTCACGCCGAGCTTCTTCGCCTGCCTGCGGATCTTGCGGCTCAGGACTGTGACCGCCAAGCGCAGCAGCGGGTTCAGGCCGGCCTCGCGGGCGAACGCGGGGTCCGGGGGACCGGCGATCCCGATGGCCTTGCCGCCGGGCTTGAGCACGCGCAGTGACTTCTCGAGATTCTCCCCACCGAGGCTGTCCAACACGAGGTCGTAGCCGGTCAGGAGCTGCTCGAAGTCCTGGGTGCGGTAATCGATCACCGTGTCCGCGCCGAGCGCGCGCACGAAGTCCGCGTTGGAGCCGCTGGCAGTCGTGGCGACGCTCGCCCCGAGGTGTGCGGCGAGCTGGATCGCGATCGAACCGACCCCGCCGGCGCCGGCGTGGATGAGAACCTTCTGCCCGGGCCGCACCTTCCCGCGCTCCACCAGCGCCTGCCACGCCGTGAGCGCCGCCAGTGGGAGCGAGCCGGCCTCTTCCATGCTGATCGAGGCGGGCTTGAGCGCCAGATCGCTCTCCGCGACGGCAATGCGCTCGGCGAACGTGCCGATGCGGTCCGCGGCGGGCCGGGCGTAGACCTCGTCCCCGGGCTTGAAGCCGCGCACCGCCGCCCCGACACCGATGACGGTGCCCGCGACGTCGTTGCCCAGGATCAGCGACAGCTTGTAGGGCAGGATCTGCTTGAACTCACCGGCGCGGATCTTCTCATCCAGCGGGTTCAGCCCCGCGGCCTCCACCCGCACCAGCACGTCGTGCTCCCCCACGGTGGGCTCGGGGACGTCCGCCTCCTGGAGCGGCTCCTTGTACTTGGTGACGACGAACGCTCTCATGGGGCGCCACTCCTAGAATTTGTCTTATTTATCCATATTTGCGATTAGAACAGCCAACCCGGCGCGGCATCCGGGTCTCGCCCCGTCCGATCGACCCGAGTACACTCAACTATGAATGCACTCAGAATTATTGTCAAGGGAGGTCCCATGGGACGCGGCCACATGCCGATCGGGCGCCGCGAGCTGGCCAAACAGGCCAAGCGCGAGCGCATCATGACCGCCGCCCGCGAGCTGTTCGTCGAACACGGCGTCAGCGGGGTCACGACGCAGCAGATCGCCCGCCGGGCCGACGTCGCGATCGGGACGCTCTACCTGTACGCGTCCACGAAGGCCGAGTTGCTGATCATGGTGCAGAACGAGAAGTTCGCCGCGGCCCTCGACGTCGGCCTCGCCGCCGCGAACGCCGCCGTCGGACAGGGCACGCTGGAGCCGGTCATCGCTCTCATCCGTCCCGTGATGGAGTGCCTGAGAGAGCACATCGAGA
This window of the Streptomyces sp. N50 genome carries:
- a CDS encoding NADP-dependent oxidoreductase; translation: MRAFVVTKYKEPLQEADVPEPTVGEHDVLVRVEAAGLNPLDEKIRAGEFKQILPYKLSLILGNDVAGTVIGVGAAVRGFKPGDEVYARPAADRIGTFAERIAVAESDLALKPASISMEEAGSLPLAALTAWQALVERGKVRPGQKVLIHAGAGGVGSIAIQLAAHLGASVATTASGSNADFVRALGADTVIDYRTQDFEQLLTGYDLVLDSLGGENLEKSLRVLKPGGKAIGIAGPPDPAFAREAGLNPLLRLAVTVLSRKIRRQAKKLGVTYEFLFMRASGDQLRQIAGLVDQGVLRPVVGKVVAFDQTPQALQSLSQGGIRGKAVIGNN
- a CDS encoding TetR/AcrR family transcriptional regulator, whose protein sequence is MGRGHMPIGRRELAKQAKRERIMTAARELFVEHGVSGVTTQQIARRADVAIGTLYLYASTKAELLIMVQNEKFAAALDVGLAAANAAVGQGTLEPVIALIRPVMECLREHIENGRTYLHELVFGDPAEPYRQAGLALACRLEDGVTGLLTRDERIGAADAATLARVITAIIHISTTATMYVHRSAEAVLADIRDQIHATLAPHHRAA